DNA from Amorphoplanes friuliensis DSM 7358:
CGGTCACGCACCAGACGGTCCCCCTGGCCGGTACGCCGTTCCCGGAAGGTCTCCTCAGCCCGACCTCGATGATCGGCGACCTGGTCAAAGCCCCGGTCCTGGTCGACAACGACGTCAACCTCGCCGCGCTCGCCGAACACCGCGCCGGCCGGGCGACGGGCGAGGCCAGCTTCGCGTACGTCTACGTCGGAGCCGGTCTCGGCGTCGGCCTCTACATCGGCGACCAGTTGATCCGCGGAGCCCACGGGCTGGCCGGCGAGATCGGCTACCTGCCGGGCGCGTCGGCACCGACGATCGCGGCCGACCTTGCTGCCGGTGGACTCGGCCGTACCGATGCGCCTTCGAACGACGTAGCAGCGGCGTTGATGTTGCTCGACCGCGGCGACGAGGCTGCGCTGCGGGTGCTCGCGGAGGCGGTGGCACGGGCGATCAACTCGGTGGCTGCGGTGGTCGATCCGGCACTGGTGCTGCTGGGCGGGCCGGTGGGGACACATCCGGCGCTGCTCCCCCGGGTGCGGGAGGCTATCTCGTTTCCTGGGCCGACCCGGATCGAGTACGGAGGGCTGGGGACGGACGCTGCGCTGCACGGCGCTGTACAGGTGGCCGTCGAGCATGCGCGGGCGGCCGCGGTCGCGGTCTGACTCAGCCCAGCCCAGTCCGGCACATCCCAACGCGGCGCAACCCAGCGCGGCGCAACCCAGCGCGGCGCAACCCAGCGCGGCGCAACCCAGCGCGGCGCAGCCCGGCGCGGCCCGGCGCGGCCCGGCGCGGCCCGGCGCAGCCCGGCGCAGCGCGGCGCAGCCCGGCGCAGCCCAAGACATCCCAGCACGCCCCAAACCCAACTCAACGCGGCGAAGCCCAGCGCAACCGGCCCGGCACCTTCCAGCGCGGCGCAGCCCGGCCCGGCGCGGCCCGGCGCAGCCCGGCGCGGCCCGCCGCAGCCCGGCGCAGCCCGGCGCAGCCCGGCCCGGCGCAGCCCGGCGCAGCCCGGCCCGGCGCAGCCCGGCGCAGCCCGGCCCGGCGCGGCCCGCCGCAGCCCGGCGCGGAGCAGCCCCGGCGTGGCGCAGCCGGTTAGTAAACACTTACTAACCGGGGCGTCGGCGTCCCGCACGCGGTAGCAGCAGGCGGTTTGGCGCCCGGTATTCGCCTTTCCAGGTGACGACTCCCGCCTTCCTACTTCGTACGATGTCGTGCGATAGCGGTGACCGAGGGGCGGAAATCTGTGGTTGACGAACCGGAGCGCGCACCCGCCAGCCGCCCGGCCCGTGTCATCGCAGGGATGCTTCGCCGCGCCGCTCCGCGCCTCATCGTTGTTGTCGGGCTGAACGCTTTGAGCGCCTTCTCCTCAGCCGTGACTCCCGAGCTGGTGGCTTACACGATCCAGTCGTTGGCTTTTGTTCTGGTCTTCGGCGCTCTGGGGTCGAGGGAATGGTGGCGCTATGTGCGGCACGGCAACCCGGCGCCGTGGCAGGTAGCGCATGGGGGCGCCACCGCGGTGTTTGTCACCGACCCCGGGCGGGACCGTTTTCAGGTGGTTGCGCAGCTGAGGGAGCACGGTGGCCTGGATTTTGGTCAGGCACTTCAGCGGGCCGAGGATCCCTCCCGACCGGTCTGGGACGACCTGACCAGCGAGAGCGCCGACCGGCTCGGTGCCGTCCTGGTCGACGCGGGTGCGAGCGTGGTCGTGAAACCGCGGCCGAGCCCTTCCTGGGCCCGCGATGTCACCGGCCGATGAGGGTCCCGCGGTGACAGGTCCGCGGTGTGGGGCAGACTGCTGGGGTGCGGAAGATCTACGTGATCGGGATCGGTGCGGGTGATCCGGACCAGCTGACCCTGCAGGCGGCGAAGGCCATCGGCCGGACCGACGTGTTTTTTCTCCTCGACAAGGGCGAGGCCAAGGAAAGCATGATCGAGCTGCGCCGCAAGATGCTCAAGGCTTACGGCCGTCCGAGCCGGCGCATCGCCGAGGGCCGCGACCCCGACCGTAACCGCGCCCCTGCCGACTACGAGGGCACCATCGCCGACTGGCGGCACCGCCGTTCCGAGGTCACCGAGGCCTTGATCAGTGAGCACCTGCTCGACGAGGAGACGGGTGCGTTCCTCGTCTGGGGTGATCCGTCGCTCTACGACTCGACGATCAGCATTCTGGACGAGATCCTGGCGCGTGGCGCGACCACCTTCGAGTACGAGGTGATCCCCGGCGTCAGCAGCGTGTCGACCCTCGCCGCGCGGCACAAGATCGGCCTGAACCGGGTCGGTCAGCCGTTCCAGGTCACGACCGGCCGGCGTCTGGCCGAGGAGTGGCCGGCCGGCGTGGACGACGTAGTGGTCATGCTCGACGCGCACCAGACGTTCGGCACGGTCGACGGGGCGAATGTCGACATCTTCTGGGGCGCCTACCTCGGCACCGAGGACGAGCTGCTCGTCTCCGGCCCGCTCGACGAGGTAGCCGACGAGATTCGCCGGGTGCGTGCGGAGGCTCGCGAGCGCCACGGCTGGATCATGGACACCTACCTGCTACGTCGCCGTCAGGG
Protein-coding regions in this window:
- the cobF gene encoding precorrin-6A synthase (deacetylating), with the translated sequence MRKIYVIGIGAGDPDQLTLQAAKAIGRTDVFFLLDKGEAKESMIELRRKMLKAYGRPSRRIAEGRDPDRNRAPADYEGTIADWRHRRSEVTEALISEHLLDEETGAFLVWGDPSLYDSTISILDEILARGATTFEYEVIPGVSSVSTLAARHKIGLNRVGQPFQVTTGRRLAEEWPAGVDDVVVMLDAHQTFGTVDGANVDIFWGAYLGTEDELLVSGPLDEVADEIRRVRAEARERHGWIMDTYLLRRRQG
- a CDS encoding ROK family transcriptional regulator, whose product is MNEVGRALPQTVLREATDRRLLDETIRQGRTTRAELADVTGYSRPTVSEAVRRLVEAGLLDATGLKETGRRGRVGTFYSLGAQAGWVLGLELDQSGVHARTADLSGATLSDLRRRPTPPGDVSALVESVRAAVQAIPAGAGPLRAVGVSIANPVDPVTHQTVPLAGTPFPEGLLSPTSMIGDLVKAPVLVDNDVNLAALAEHRAGRATGEASFAYVYVGAGLGVGLYIGDQLIRGAHGLAGEIGYLPGASAPTIAADLAAGGLGRTDAPSNDVAAALMLLDRGDEAALRVLAEAVARAINSVAAVVDPALVLLGGPVGTHPALLPRVREAISFPGPTRIEYGGLGTDAALHGAVQVAVEHARAAAVAV